The segment TGCGCGATGACATCATCCCGGTGCTCCGGCCCATTCTTCGCGACTCCTCAACCAACCGTGCTTTCCATCACACGCATCAACgcgtgcacacgcacacgggcgCAGAAGAGCAGGCCTGCGACGATGACCCGGTTCAGGCGATGCCTCAGTCGTGCTCGAGACGTTCAAGCAATCGGTTCACTTTCtaccgacacacacaaacacacacagcaagcgTGTTTCTTTGTGCGTTTTTCcgtgttgttattgttttgtacACCGTGTTCAACCGTGCATCACATTCAACCCGCCCCAAGAAACAAGTCCACATACAAAAAGCACAATGGCAGTGAGTCGATTGTCCATCGTGAAATTCCTGGAGTTGGTAAGTTTTTATCGTTGTAAAAATTAGCTACCCTTAATGACAAAGTGTTTGGATTTTGTGGTGCTAAATAGAACCCGAATCAAGTTGTGTGAAGCTTTGGCGCGATACGCGCAGTTTGCTGGCGACAGTCTGCCTTCTGTGTTTGCCTTTTCTGTTTCTCCATCCCCAAGTGCGTGCGTTTATGGGCAAAAATTTATGGTGCGAAGCAATTTCCAACCCAGACAGTTGAAATCTTCCCCAAGAAACACCAGCCATGTTGTGCCCAGAAGTTACGTCCATCCACCGAACACCAACTATCGACATCGTAtcgttgccttttttgtttttgtggtgGCCCCTTACTATTTTCATCCGTTAATGTGTTTTCCGTTTCGGTTTATTTGTGTAGCAATTGTTTACATATCCACTGACCGGCTCCTAAACCAGCAGTGCGATTGAATTTCCGGTCATTGGTGGGGAGTTGCCACAGGAATTAGAGACTGCGTGTAACGCATCGAATTACAAACCTCCGCAGAGTTTTAAGCCTAACCGATTGTCAAAACTTAGCAGAAGGAGAAAAGGGCGGCCGAGGGAGAATAAATACGAATGAATTAATAAGTAATTAGATGGATCGTGTGGCTGTGACTATCTCGGGAAATTGAATAGGCAAACTAACACAGCAAAGTCCCTCAAGCTGTTGCAGCGGAGCTGCCTTCATCACCATTCACCGTCGTGGACGGTTTAATGATCGATGACATCAGCACTTGTGTACGAGGGGCAAGATCGTGCTTAAAATAATCTATTGACCATGGTCACCTTATGCACCCTCAGCAAAATCTTTCCGAGCTCCGAACACGCGAATTGCCCGCGCAAATTCGGGGACGTGCGCGTTTTCGCTCCTCATTTGTACGGCGGTGTAAACAGATGGCCGAGAAAAGGCGAGTTTGCTCGAGCAGTTTGAGTTTGCGAGAGCAAATGATTAAAGTCATGCGTTTACATCTATGCGTTCACAACCACATCAACAGCACTCCAAAaccacgcaaaaaaaaccaaccaactttTTCCACGTGCTCGCCTAAATGCGTTGGGCACGCGCGAACTGCGCATCAGACCTAACACCGCAACTGGTTCAACTTGACCCAGTTCGACCGGTTGATGCATGGGTAGAAGGAGAGGTCCGAGCATCAACACTAGCTCTGCTCGTGTATTCTTtaaagaaggggaaaaaaggaaaaacaaaaagttcgTGAGCAATCACAAACTGCTCAATATCTTCATGTTTGCGCATTGCACTCGCTGGCTGAGCGCAAACAACAAAGCGTTATCATGGCTACATTCGCGCTGCATGTTTTCGCTCCAGCCCCCAGAAGGTGACGAATGCTCACGCTGCCTACGAGCTATCTGCAGGAAGGCGCCTGAGGTCATCTCAAGCAACTCTCAGCTGACTCATCGTGCAATAATAGTCTGGGCAGATCTGGGCCGCAGCACGACCGGCAAGCATTTAATCGTCCTACGACCTCTACTTTTTGTCCTCTTCTCAGGCGCTGGCCATCACCTGTGTGATACTGCACTACAAAAGTCTCGGAGAGCGAGATGACATCACGAAGCTCTTGTCGGCCGGCACTTTCGTCGGGTACAGTGTGATTCTTATTGCACTATTCGCCGGTAAGTACTCCTCCAGGGCCTCCACCTCTTGACCACCATAGTCTATTTTGATAAGCTATCTCtctgactctctctctctctctctctctctctctctctctctatttctctctttctttcattctctctaGGGTACATGCTGAGCAATCCGATCAACAAGAAGCTGGACTTGTTCTTCAGTCTGATCGGGTGCGCCATGTTCATCGCGTCCGGCGTGCTGATCCTGAAGGAGTGGGAAAATGCCTGGAACACCGACACGAAGAAGATCGGCATCTCGAAGGGTTCACTGGCCGTCACGAACGGGGTGCTATTCTTCTTCGATGCCATCTTCACGCTACGCGACTAGAGCGTGACTAGGATTCTCATCTTTTTTCACCCCACCTTCATTCACAAAATTTGCTATGATATTCAGTGTGCGTGTAATCTCAGCATCTATCTCCGCCTAGCTTATCAACCAGCCTGCTCTGCTTCACATCCAACGTACAGCAGCATCATTCAAACATCCCCGATCCAAAGAAATAAGGTCCGTAAACTTCCGCACTAGAGGGCGTTATGCTAAAGCTCTTTGTTGGTGCTGTAAGCGCCTACACAGGGGGCGCGCCTTGCACGCAATACGCTTGCATGCAAACAACTCAAGgaaagctctctctctccctaggAAAGTGTATGACGCGTATTGGTGTCTTTTGGCAAACtagctgttttgtttgtaatgtCCATTTTCTACTTTTAAAGGTAAAATTATAACATTCTAaaattgttgtaaaatatCATAGCACTACATCACTTCAAGATCTGTATACTTCATCCACGCCAAACGACATCAACGAATGAGCGATTTGAACCATTTATATACAAGCTAATAAATACCATGTAATGCGTGTCTGAGTATGTACTCTTTTTGATATACGTGtatacaaataaattaatgtacAAAAAAGTTGTAATCTTCATATTATGAATCAGTACACTTGTAAAAGCGAGCCAGCAAAGCAAATCTTCATCACATCTCCAGCCTGCCAGCCAGTCGTCTTACCAGCCTACAAATAAAAGTTTAGAAGCAGCGTATTGCCGTCCACCAATTATCCCACGGTACTGTGCGGGCGATAGGGAGATCTAGCCGTGCTCGTTATAAAGTTGCAATCTACAGTTTCTCCATATCGTTAGGCCGCTAGCTTGGTTCCTTTTCTCGCACACCGTCCAATTTGTAGTTTTCCTGTTGTTTTGCCTAGCAACACCCTACAAATCGTCCTGCCAGAAACGCAGTAGCTGTTGGCGAGAAGCATGCAGAGTTGCTGGGAAATTTTGCTGAAACTGAACAAATGCTGTGTTGAAAACACCGTTCTAAAACAATTTTCCTGCTAAAAGTTTTCCTTTTCAAATGCGTTTCTACGAAATATGTGCCGCATTTGCGTAGCCACAAGTTCTTAAGCATTTTTGGCTTgggtttaaaattttaattctcAAAACGAAATGGCATAAAATTTTACGCCAAACGGTTTTAATATATGCATACTTAATACACTCACCAGCAGTAGCTggacatagacacacacacacatacacaaccgcTCATATGTGTGTACACGTGCCGGTCAGCAACTTTCACTAGCGGGAATATTAAAATCCGTGACTGAACACGAAACAGGAGGGTGCAACTCTTGCTCCGCGAAATTGGTGTAAAACATCTTCATGCAAACCTTTCCATTTGCTCGACAGCCGAACAAAACGCGCACCCCGTGCCCTGCGTAATGCGTGCGCTAGAGCGTCCAAAGCAACCGTCCAAAACAATACCCAACCAAAAAAGGGAGACCACCCCCTCCCACCCAGCGTTCTCCAGCATCCAGCCAGCTTCGCAGGCGAGCTGCGGAAAAGTGCTGCCACCGTCACGCTGCAACATCGTCGCCGATCGATGCGTTTTACTTTCTTTGCTGTACCCTGCACCCTGCTGACACACCCAGAAAAGGGTTGGCCACGCTTTGCTCGAGCAAAAATCCCTTCGCTCCGTTCAGCAACCTTCGCTCCGTTCTGCAACCTTCGCTCCCTTCATTATTATCGAGTAGCCCGTGTACGGCACGGGCTGCATAAACATAGGAGGAGGGTTTTATTCCCAGCAACCCCCTGTCGCTTTGCAGCAGCTCACCGTTGCCGGAAAGTCTGGGAAAGCCGTTGGATGCAACgacgaacagcagcaaaatacacacacacgcatgagCACACATGAGCACACGATAACAAGAACGAGATTCGAAGCGCAAGCGGACACCCTTTGCTGCGGTTTCGAAATGATTGCCTACTCATTGCATTGGATTTCCACCATCGCTTTGCTAAACTCGCTCGGACACGGGGAAGAGAACGGGGTAAAAGGACAGTCCACTCGAACCGGTGCCGGTCAAGCGCGTTTGCTCACGTGCACGCATGCGTggactttattttatttcattttgtttttttttttgtttgcccgttgttgctttttatgtAGTTTGGGTACACGGATACACCTCCACATCAGCATCGTTCGAGTGAAAAGTagttgtgagtgtttgtgagGTTGGTTCATACTCGAGAAAACCCGCGAGACAAGTGTATTACGTGCCGTGTGCTATAGACCGGGAGCCGTGCCTTACTTGCAAGGTGAGAGTGTGTCCGTGTGACACACATATCCGCTCACAAATATCCTGATGTCCTGTTGGAAAGCATCCCTAGCAGCCGAAAGCAAGCTGTATGATAAAGGACATTACTACAAagcattttcaatttttgaaGTAGTGCAAGGAAAGGATCCAAACTCTCAATTTGCTATTAACTACACTACACAAACGCGGTCTGCACCGGATAGAACGAGCGTGTGTTAGTGATGCGCAAAAGGAACCGGATATGACTTGTACTTTCTTGATCCTTTGGAGCCTTTTAatactctctctccctctctctctcacacactcattttatcccgctctctctctctccctctctctctctcctacgCTTCTAAAGGAAAATCCACTTTCTCTATTTGttacttctctctctctcactcgctctcaCTATCACTCGCACGTTAGTATTGGTGATCGGTAGCTCGCTGTGTGTGCACCGTACGCCAGGTCCTCGCTAAGCTCCCGATTCACTGTTCGCATCAACTTCAATCCAGTGTATATTTTCCCGTGCTAGACAAGTTAATTTTTCGTCCGTTCGTACATCATCTTGATTTTGCGGTTTTGAGTTTGTGCCGTCTTTGATTGATATACGTACGTACCCATCTCTATACACGTATAAAGCAAGCATATTTTTATATATCTATATACCGACAACGACAAAATATCTTCCTAtcaaccgattccggaggTTCTAGAAGCACAGAACAGCTCCCTCAGACTCCCACCCAAACGAAAAAGTCCGCGGGACAAATGGGGTCCGCGGGAACCCGTTCTGGGTGGTGGTCCAGAACATTCCAGCGGTTTCCCGACTAAGCTATCACCCCCGCCAGATCTCGTGTGGAAAAGGTGTCagctgaaataaaaaaagaaggtgtTTCAGGCGTTTTAGCTCGGTTTTTGAGATTTCGTGCCGGGATTTTCGGGATTATTGCGCTGATTTACTAGTCTATCGCTCAGGGAACCGATTTTTCACACCCCATCTTgcccgagtgtgtgtgtgtgtgtgtgtgtgtgtgtgtgtgtgtgtgtgtgtgtgtgtgtgtgtgtgtgtgtgtgtgtgtgtgtgtgtgtgtgtgtgtgagtgtatgtgtcaGAGTGTGAGGAAAATGCCGGTCCAATAGATACGGTAGACAGTAACCGCCAGTAACATCTTCTGCCCACACCATTGTAAGTAAATGATCCGTTCCCTATCGTAGCCTGGGGCAGATGGGCAAGTGGTCCATTTCAAATAACCATCAAGAACCTGACATGAAAATATTTCTCACAAAGAGGTATATCTTGAATGTCTTTTTTTGCCTTGGGAGGATTCGATTGGGAAGACGATTTACTCCTTGCTCCCTCCGCTTATCCCTTTACTACCACTGCTTCTTGCTGGTAAGGGGAGCATGGCACGCATATCCACGCTAGCAGGTCGATGTAATCGATCCAAATAACAATTTTTTTACGGTCCTAACCCACGCATCTACAGCATCTTAACAGTCCTGGCCAAGGTGTCGAGCAGGCGCTCAACATCGCTACCCCGCCAGCACTGCCCTTTTTGCGATGTCCCAGTTGCCAGCGCCTAAAAACGAGGACCGGCGCACAATCCTGCGActtgagaaagagagagagagcgtgtgaGCGTCAAAAGCTCTCCTCTGTTTGAAGAGCGCTACGGTCCGGTCGTGTACTCTCGGGAATCTGCCCTTGCAAAGGACTGTGGCCGAACCACGGTATGGTTTGCGTAAGGCTCGGAGCGTATGTCGTGGCCAGCGTGCCGACTACAGCGCACACCACTACACGACGCCCCGACAAAACGGCAGGCGCAGTGGCAGTAAACAAGCCTCGAGCCGAGAGCTGGACAGGACAGGAGATAGCAAAACCGAGATAGAGCAAACGAGAGAAAAGTTAGTGAGAGAGCAAGTAAGTGCGCCCGTATGGTTGCGTGCTGGCGGAACCTTTCCCAGGCCCGACACGATATCTGTGTTCGTCTACCGACGGGCAGGCTCACGCTCGTTTGCAGGCATCGCAGCAACGAAAGCGACCCCCACCCCCCAGTTCCACGAGTGTGCGTGGCGATCCGGCAGTCTGATTTTATCCTCTACACGGCGCAGGCCAGCCCTGTTGTGTGAGCCTTCTGCGTGGCACGGAACGGTTTTTAGGTGATAAGGCAACCACAAGTAATATTTCTAGTCATTTAGATAtatgtatacacacacacttttcatATACGTACACAACAATAAGGGAAATAAGGCGAAACAAGGAAAACCCATACAATAACATCATAAGAAGGCAACACTTTTTCGACGCACTTTCTGCGAATCGCGTCAGCACGTAGCGCGCGGCAAATGCTACGGATAGTGTAAAGGGTTGGATCCTTTCGAGatctgcgtatgtgtgtgtgtatgtgagtgtgttgttgtgtgaaaTCGGAAGAAGTAGCAAGGGTGAAGCCCGTACACTGTACAACTCCAATCCACACTCGGCAGGCGTGAGGCGTGCGGGATCTCGCCGTAACTATAAAGGctagaggttttttttattggtaaGTGTCAGCGACCTCTCCGTATCCTTATCGCAAGCGAAGAATAGGGAGAAAGCACGAAGGCAGGtaagggagtgtgtgtgtgtgtgtgtgtgtgtgtgtgtgtgtgtgtgtgtgtgtgtgtgtgtgtgtgtgtgtgtgtgtgtggatataTTCTGGTGTATTCTTGTAAAAAGTGCTGCAGCATCATGGTGTAAATCTTGCTCAGGTCTCTTGTCGCTCCCTTGTTTCACCCTCGTTGcaatttggtccttcgaaccggatttttGGCTAATAATTTTGCTGGGGTGGGTACGGAGTGCTACTATGGATCTAGCTTCCTCTACTTATCGGAGGCTGTGCGCTACCAGAGTATGGTTAAATGGTTTACCATCCTTTCTGAGGGAATGGTGTCCCTCGAGCCTTAATACAGACGAGGGATTTCCACCAGTGGCACTAGTAGCACGAGCGAGTGAGACAGCGCGGAACTTCTATGGAAATAGAATGAggattttgaagaaaaaaagcagacCGGGCACGCGCACAAACAGCCTAGCAGAACCGCAGATCCGTTCCTTGATACGGCACGTGTCTCCGctcttttgctgtttttgcaaGGGGGCAGCCCACTCGCATCGGTCCATCAGCTCGGACGTTACTTTGAAACAAGTGCACCAGCGGTGCGCTCTTTGATATGCCCGTATAGACCGGTCACATTCGACCCCGGAGCACTGGATTTGTTGCTCCGGACAGTTGCTCTTGTACGTGTCTATCGGTGCGTGAGGCCTCTCGAACATTACACAGAGCGGGGTTGCTTGCGTTCAAAACTACGTTCTCCATAATGGAAGAAGATGCCAGCCCGTCTATACGTTATCCAGCCGTTTTTTGGTTGCGTGGAATG is part of the Anopheles gambiae chromosome X, idAnoGambNW_F1_1, whole genome shotgun sequence genome and harbors:
- the LOC1270459 gene encoding uncharacterized protein LOC1270459, with the translated sequence MAVSRLSIVKFLELALAITCVILHYKSLGERDDITKLLSAGTFVGYSVILIALFAGYMLSNPINKKLDLFFSLIGCAMFIASGVLILKEWENAWNTDTKKIGISKGSLAVTNGVLFFFDAIFTLRD